From a single Candidatus Aminicenantes bacterium genomic region:
- a CDS encoding bifunctional nuclease family protein, with amino-acid sequence MEKFVEVNVVGLIMDQISKSPVMVLKPLHDKKIIPIWIGMAEANSIALELESIPSPRPMAHDLITCIMGNLEAVLTKVIITGIVENTYYAELYIEREGRICTIDCRPSDAVALALKNGVKIYVSSQILETSVLTDVFSSLLNREEKIDSWFNSLTPNDFGEIEQ; translated from the coding sequence ATGGAAAAATTCGTCGAAGTGAACGTCGTCGGCCTGATCATGGATCAGATCTCCAAGTCCCCGGTCATGGTGCTGAAACCGCTCCACGACAAGAAGATCATTCCCATCTGGATCGGCATGGCCGAAGCCAACTCGATCGCCCTAGAATTGGAGAGCATTCCCTCGCCCAGGCCCATGGCCCACGACCTGATCACCTGCATCATGGGCAACCTGGAAGCGGTCCTGACCAAGGTCATCATCACCGGCATCGTTGAGAACACCTATTACGCCGAGTTGTACATTGAGAGGGAGGGCCGGATCTGCACCATCGACTGCCGCCCTTCGGATGCCGTCGCCCTGGCCCTGAAAAACGGCGTCAAGATCTACGTGTCCAGTCAAATCCTGGAGACATCGGTACTGACCGACGTATTTTCCAGCCTGCTCAACCGCGAGGAAAAGATCGACAGCTGGTTCAATTCACTGACGCCGAACGATTTCGGCGAGATCGAACAATAA
- the mazG gene encoding nucleoside triphosphate pyrophosphohydrolase: MKEFTGLVRIMRKLRRPRGGCPWDLAQTPQTLKEFVLEEAHELVEAIDGGQDEEIKEELGDLLLQIVFLARLAEEKKKFSIRDVIATISEKLVRRHPHIFAQVKVNGADEVKANWEKIKIAEKNKESVISDYPLTMPALLLANRIASQASGVGFDWGDAEKAFAKVDEEIGELRAEIRAGGAAELEDEIGDLLFAVANVARLLKVNPEFALARTNKKFTARFRHMEAELKKSGRDIRATTLAELDALWDQAKRR; the protein is encoded by the coding sequence ATGAAAGAGTTTACCGGACTGGTACGGATCATGCGGAAGCTTCGCCGCCCGCGCGGGGGCTGCCCGTGGGACCTCGCCCAGACCCCGCAGACCCTCAAGGAATTCGTCCTGGAAGAGGCCCATGAGCTGGTCGAAGCCATCGACGGCGGCCAGGACGAGGAAATCAAGGAGGAATTGGGCGACCTGCTGCTGCAGATCGTTTTTTTGGCGCGCCTGGCCGAGGAGAAAAAGAAGTTTTCCATCCGCGACGTGATCGCGACCATCAGCGAGAAGCTGGTTCGCCGCCATCCCCATATCTTTGCCCAAGTCAAAGTCAACGGCGCCGATGAGGTCAAGGCAAACTGGGAGAAGATCAAGATCGCCGAAAAGAACAAGGAGAGCGTCATTTCCGATTATCCGTTGACCATGCCGGCGCTGCTGTTGGCCAACCGCATTGCCTCGCAGGCTTCCGGGGTCGGCTTCGATTGGGGCGACGCCGAAAAGGCCTTTGCCAAGGTCGACGAGGAGATCGGCGAACTACGCGCCGAAATCCGAGCTGGCGGCGCCGCCGAGCTCGAAGATGAGATCGGCGACCTCCTTTTTGCCGTGGCCAACGTGGCCCGGTTGCTGAAGGTCAACCCGGAGTTCGCCCTGGCGCGGACCAACAAGAAATTCACCGCCCGTTTTCGCCATATGGAGGCGGAATTGAAAAAAAGCGGCCGCGACATCCGCGCTACCACCCTGGCGGAACTGGACGCCCTCTGGGACCAGGCCAAGCGCCGCTGA